In a genomic window of Paraburkholderia phenazinium:
- a CDS encoding MFS transporter: protein MQATNLGGAQQAVTPRTLGPSDYKTLGLAALGGALEFYDFIIFVFFAPAIGQLFFPQAIPDWLRQLQTFGIFAAGYLARPLGGIIMAHFGDLLGRKRMFTLSVLLMSVPTLLMGLLPTYASIGLLAPVLLLVLRVLQGAAVGGEVPGAWVFVSEHVPQRHIGYACGTLTAGLTAGILLGSLVASGVNRHFAPADITGYAWRIPFLLGGVFGLFSVYLRRWLHETPVFAELKQRKSLAAEIPLKAVLRDHGRAVVVSMLLTWMLSAAIVVVILMTPTLLQKQFHIAPATALLANGVATLCLTLGCVVAGSIAGRIGAGRTLFIGGLALAASYYVMFAQLAVDPSKLLPLYAVTGFLVGVIGAVPFVMVKAFPAAVRFSGISFSYNVAYAVFGGLTPIVVSLMMKSNPMAPALYVGAVCVLGAVTTFFIKDAPQEPSSSR from the coding sequence ATGCAAGCAACAAATCTGGGTGGAGCACAACAGGCTGTCACCCCACGCACCCTTGGCCCAAGCGACTACAAAACCCTGGGCCTCGCCGCACTTGGCGGCGCGCTGGAGTTCTACGACTTCATCATCTTCGTGTTCTTCGCCCCGGCGATCGGACAACTGTTCTTCCCGCAAGCGATCCCCGACTGGCTGCGCCAGTTGCAGACCTTCGGCATCTTCGCGGCGGGCTACCTGGCGCGCCCGCTCGGCGGGATCATCATGGCGCACTTCGGCGACCTGCTCGGCCGCAAGCGCATGTTCACGCTGAGCGTGCTGCTGATGTCAGTGCCGACGCTGCTGATGGGCCTGCTGCCCACTTACGCCAGCATCGGCCTGCTCGCGCCGGTGCTGCTGCTGGTGCTGCGTGTGCTGCAAGGCGCCGCGGTGGGCGGCGAAGTGCCGGGCGCGTGGGTGTTCGTGTCGGAACACGTGCCGCAGCGCCATATCGGTTATGCCTGCGGCACGCTGACGGCGGGTCTGACAGCCGGCATCCTGCTCGGCTCGCTGGTCGCCTCGGGCGTGAACCGCCACTTTGCGCCCGCGGACATCACCGGCTACGCGTGGCGGATCCCGTTCCTGCTGGGCGGCGTGTTCGGCCTGTTCTCGGTCTACCTGCGCCGCTGGCTGCATGAGACGCCGGTGTTCGCCGAACTCAAGCAACGCAAGTCGCTTGCCGCGGAAATCCCCTTGAAGGCGGTGCTGCGCGACCACGGCCGCGCCGTCGTCGTGTCGATGCTGCTGACGTGGATGCTGTCGGCGGCGATCGTCGTCGTGATCCTGATGACGCCCACGCTGCTGCAAAAGCAGTTTCATATCGCACCGGCCACCGCCCTGCTCGCCAACGGCGTGGCGACGCTGTGCCTGACGCTCGGTTGCGTCGTGGCGGGTTCGATTGCCGGCAGGATCGGCGCGGGACGCACGCTGTTTATCGGCGGTCTGGCGCTGGCGGCGTCGTACTACGTGATGTTCGCGCAGCTCGCCGTCGATCCGTCCAAACTGCTGCCGCTCTACGCCGTGACGGGGTTTCTCGTCGGCGTGATCGGCGCCGTGCCATTTGTGATGGTCAAGGCGTTTCCGGCCGCCGTGCGTTTCTCGGGCATCTCGTTCTCGTATAACGTCGCGTATGCGGTGTTCGGCGGCCTCACGCCAATCGTCGTTTCGCTGATGATGAAATCGAATCCGATGGCGCCGGCGCTCTATGTGGGCGCAGTGTGCGTGCTCGGCGCGGTGACCACCTTTTTCATCAAGGATGCGCCTCAGGAGCCTTCGTCGAGCCGCTGA
- a CDS encoding response regulator transcription factor has translation MRIAILQRDPLQRQSIEKTLVQAGHTCVTYDDGLNMSRVLARSTVDLLVLDWHGVRLSGVDVLKSVRAVGGDRLPVVFASKESTEEAAVRAFAAGADDYVSLPLRPAEFRERVAALLRRAYPDRHSVASFDAGPYHFDGRRQLVMLRGEPVNLSGTQYRLASLFFANIGRVLSRDHIFAMVWGREFREFTRTIDSHVSRLRLLLEIDQDSGFRLQPVYKSGYRLLNLRHADAQIEKAAA, from the coding sequence ATGCGTATTGCCATCCTTCAGCGCGACCCCTTGCAGCGCCAGTCGATCGAAAAGACTCTGGTGCAGGCGGGCCACACCTGCGTGACTTATGACGACGGCCTGAACATGTCGAGGGTTCTCGCGCGTTCCACCGTCGACCTGCTCGTGCTGGACTGGCACGGCGTGCGCCTGTCCGGCGTCGACGTGCTGAAATCGGTGCGGGCCGTGGGCGGCGACCGGCTGCCGGTCGTCTTCGCGTCAAAAGAAAGTACCGAGGAGGCGGCCGTGCGCGCGTTCGCAGCCGGCGCTGACGATTACGTGTCGTTGCCGTTGCGCCCGGCCGAGTTCCGCGAGCGCGTCGCCGCGCTGCTGCGGCGCGCTTACCCGGACCGCCACAGTGTGGCGAGCTTCGACGCCGGGCCGTATCACTTCGACGGCCGTCGCCAGCTCGTCATGTTGCGCGGCGAGCCGGTGAATCTGTCGGGCACGCAGTATCGGCTGGCGTCGCTGTTCTTCGCCAACATCGGCCGCGTGCTGTCGCGCGATCATATCTTCGCGATGGTTTGGGGCCGCGAATTCCGCGAGTTCACGCGCACCATCGACAGCCATGTGTCGCGTCTGCGTCTCCTGCTCGAAATCGATCAGGACAGCGGCTTTCGTCTGCAACCGGTCTACAAGAGTGGCTACCGCTTGCTGAATCTGCGGCACGCCGATGCGCAGATCGAGAAAGCGGCGGCCTGA
- a CDS encoding dihydrodipicolinate synthase family protein has protein sequence MAHIWEGVLPAVTTKFNADFSIDRAWTKKNIEAQIDAGVDGIIVCGSLGEASTLSLDEKLEVLDIAVDASRGRVPVLLTIAENSTLDGCRQAEAGAKRGAAGYMVLPGLRYLSDRRETLHHFRSVANASALPLMIYNNPLAYGVDMTPEMFAEIADEKKIVAIKESCGDVRRVTDLINAVGDRYAILCGVDNLAMEAILMGAHGWVAGLVCAFPHETVAIYKLLKAGRLEEARAIYRWFAPLLSLDVSAKLVQNIKLAEAMVGLGTEPVRPPRLPLAGDERKAVEALIRRSLETRPALPTL, from the coding sequence GTGGCACATATCTGGGAAGGCGTATTGCCCGCGGTCACCACCAAGTTCAACGCGGATTTCAGCATAGACCGGGCGTGGACGAAGAAGAACATCGAAGCGCAGATCGACGCGGGGGTGGATGGGATTATTGTGTGCGGCTCGCTCGGCGAAGCCTCGACCCTCTCGCTCGACGAAAAGCTCGAGGTGCTCGACATCGCCGTGGACGCCTCTCGCGGCCGGGTGCCGGTGCTCCTGACGATCGCCGAAAACAGCACGCTCGACGGCTGCCGCCAGGCCGAAGCGGGCGCGAAGCGCGGCGCGGCCGGCTATATGGTCTTGCCGGGCCTGCGCTACCTGTCGGACCGGCGCGAGACGCTGCATCATTTCCGCAGCGTGGCGAACGCCAGCGCATTGCCGCTGATGATCTACAACAATCCGCTCGCGTATGGCGTCGACATGACGCCGGAGATGTTTGCCGAGATTGCCGACGAGAAGAAGATTGTCGCGATCAAGGAGTCGTGCGGCGACGTGCGGCGCGTCACGGATCTGATCAACGCCGTGGGCGACCGCTACGCGATCCTGTGCGGCGTGGACAACCTCGCGATGGAAGCGATCCTGATGGGCGCACACGGCTGGGTAGCCGGCCTCGTCTGCGCGTTCCCGCATGAGACGGTGGCGATCTACAAGCTGCTCAAGGCAGGACGCCTCGAAGAAGCCCGGGCGATTTACCGCTGGTTTGCGCCGCTGCTCTCGCTCGACGTGTCGGCAAAGCTGGTGCAGAACATCAAGCTGGCCGAAGCGATGGTAGGACTCGGCACGGAACCGGTGCGGCCGCCGCGCCTGCCGCTCGCCGGCGATGAACGCAAGGCGGTCGAAGCCTTGATTCGCCGCTCGCTCGAAACACGGCCGGCCTTGCCGACGCTCTGA
- a CDS encoding 4-hydroxyproline epimerase translates to MKTLNVIDSHTGGEPTRLVVSGGPDLGNGTLAERLDVFRTRFDDWRAGIVTEPRGSDVVVGALLCEPDAADCAAGVIFFNNVGYLGMCGHGTIGLVVSLAHMGRIGPGQHRIETPVGIVEATLNADGSVAVRNVPAYRYRQAVSVEVPGYGVLTGDIAWGGNWFFLVAEHGRTLEARHIAELTTFSSAIRDALIAQHITGADGALIDHIELFEAGSREGIDSRSFVLCPGNAYDRSPCGTGTSAKVACLAADGKLAEGAVWRQESIIGSVFEATYRSSGDGATVVPTITGYAHIMAEGRLCFDERDPFAWGLRTA, encoded by the coding sequence ATGAAAACCTTGAACGTGATTGATTCGCACACCGGCGGTGAACCGACCCGCCTGGTTGTGTCCGGCGGACCCGATCTCGGCAACGGGACGCTGGCCGAACGGCTCGACGTATTCCGCACCCGCTTCGACGACTGGCGCGCCGGCATCGTCACGGAGCCGCGCGGCTCGGACGTCGTGGTGGGCGCGTTGCTATGCGAGCCGGACGCGGCGGATTGCGCGGCCGGCGTGATCTTCTTCAACAACGTCGGCTACCTCGGCATGTGCGGACACGGCACGATCGGACTGGTGGTGTCGCTGGCGCATATGGGGCGCATCGGACCCGGTCAGCATCGGATCGAAACGCCGGTGGGCATCGTCGAGGCCACGCTCAATGCGGACGGCAGCGTCGCTGTGCGCAACGTGCCGGCTTACCGGTATCGCCAGGCGGTGAGCGTCGAGGTGCCCGGTTACGGCGTGTTGACCGGCGATATCGCCTGGGGCGGCAACTGGTTTTTCCTCGTCGCCGAGCACGGCCGCACGCTCGAAGCGCGTCACATTGCCGAGTTGACCACCTTCAGTTCGGCGATTCGCGATGCGCTGATTGCACAACACATCACCGGCGCGGACGGCGCGCTGATCGACCATATCGAATTGTTCGAGGCGGGTTCGCGCGAAGGGATCGACAGCCGCAGCTTCGTGCTGTGTCCGGGCAACGCCTACGACCGTTCGCCGTGCGGCACCGGCACCAGCGCGAAGGTGGCGTGCCTCGCCGCCGACGGCAAGCTCGCCGAGGGCGCGGTGTGGCGGCAGGAAAGCATCATCGGCAGCGTGTTCGAGGCTACGTATCGGAGCAGCGGTGACGGTGCGACCGTGGTGCCGACGATCACCGGCTACGCGCATATCATGGCGGAAGGGCGCCTGTGTTTCGACGAGCGCGATCCGTTTGCATGGGGTCTGCGTACGGCATGA
- a CDS encoding NAD(P)/FAD-dependent oxidoreductase yields MTADAVIVGAGIVGAACAAELAARGMQVEVLDSHGIGGGATAAGMGHIVVMNDSPAEFALSAYSRDLWLELAPQLRKRDAFSRCGTLWVAADDEEWQAARAMHDAFAARGVAAQLLDSAALRACEPALAPDMVGGLRIEHDSIVYAPTVAEWLLTQAPHAANIRVRLDTEVAAVDAHGVTLAHGERKHAAHVIVANGIGAQKLVPSLPLQPKKGHLLITDRYPGLIRHQLLELGYIKSAHHAVGTSVAFNAQPRPTGQVLIGSSRQFDTTDPAVDMPVLAQMLQRAARYLPALPTLNGIRAWTGFRAATPDGLPLIGRMGGAAQDLWVAVGHEGLGVTTSLATAKLLAAQITGDAPAISLAPYLPQRFAQGGGHV; encoded by the coding sequence ATGACGGCAGATGCGGTGATCGTCGGCGCGGGGATTGTCGGTGCGGCCTGCGCGGCGGAGCTGGCCGCGCGCGGCATGCAGGTCGAGGTGCTCGATAGCCATGGCATCGGGGGCGGCGCGACGGCCGCGGGCATGGGGCACATCGTCGTGATGAACGACTCGCCCGCGGAGTTTGCGCTGAGCGCGTATTCGCGCGACCTGTGGCTCGAACTCGCGCCGCAACTGCGCAAGCGCGACGCGTTCTCGCGCTGCGGCACGCTTTGGGTCGCCGCCGACGACGAAGAGTGGCAAGCCGCACGTGCCATGCACGACGCGTTTGCGGCACGTGGAGTGGCCGCACAGTTGCTCGATAGCGCGGCGTTGCGCGCCTGCGAACCGGCGCTCGCGCCCGACATGGTGGGCGGCCTGCGGATCGAACACGACAGCATCGTGTACGCGCCGACCGTCGCCGAATGGTTGCTCACGCAAGCGCCGCACGCCGCGAATATCCGCGTGCGGCTCGACACGGAAGTCGCCGCCGTCGACGCCCATGGCGTGACGCTCGCCCATGGCGAGCGCAAGCACGCCGCTCATGTGATCGTGGCGAACGGCATTGGCGCGCAGAAGCTGGTGCCGTCGCTGCCGTTGCAGCCGAAGAAGGGCCATCTGCTGATCACGGACCGCTATCCCGGCCTGATTCGCCATCAACTGCTTGAGCTCGGCTACATCAAAAGCGCCCATCATGCGGTGGGCACCTCCGTGGCGTTCAACGCGCAGCCGAGGCCGACCGGCCAGGTGCTGATCGGCTCGTCGCGCCAGTTCGACACCACCGATCCCGCCGTCGACATGCCCGTGCTCGCGCAGATGCTGCAGCGTGCCGCGCGCTATCTGCCGGCCTTGCCGACGCTCAACGGCATTCGCGCCTGGACCGGCTTCCGGGCGGCGACGCCGGATGGCCTGCCGCTGATCGGCCGCATGGGCGGCGCCGCGCAGGACTTGTGGGTGGCGGTGGGGCACGAGGGACTCGGTGTTACCACTTCGTTGGCGACGGCAAAACTGCTCGCGGCGCAGATCACCGGCGACGCGCCGGCGATCTCGCTCGCGCCGTATTTGCCGCAACGTTTCGCGCAGGGAGGCGGTCATGTCTAG
- a CDS encoding (2Fe-2S)-binding protein, with protein MSSRVVERVRVTIDARTVEVEAGTLVVAALAIAGLHGTRTSVSGQPRAALCGMGVCQECRVTIDGRTHALACQTVCRDGQIIQTTEPA; from the coding sequence ATGTCTAGTCGCGTCGTCGAGCGGGTTCGCGTGACGATCGACGCACGCACGGTGGAGGTCGAGGCCGGCACCCTGGTGGTGGCCGCGCTCGCCATAGCGGGTTTGCACGGCACGCGCACCTCCGTGAGCGGTCAACCGCGCGCGGCCTTGTGCGGGATGGGCGTCTGCCAGGAATGCCGCGTCACCATCGACGGCCGGACGCACGCGCTCGCGTGTCAGACGGTCTGTCGCGATGGTCAGATCATTCAGACGACGGAGCCCGCGTGA
- a CDS encoding FAD-dependent oxidoreductase, producing the protein MNRHYDVVVVGAGPAGLNAARTAAQAGAEVAVFDDNPRVGGQVWRQGPGHAPQAPLREVHEALTGHPNVTVFSSVRVIAPLPPHALLLESAAEQGGMCVSYGQLILATGARERLLPFAGWTLPGVTGAGALQALIKGGTPVRGERVVIAGSGPLLLASLATARAAGAQVVAVVEQASALALARFAASLLATPSKLLQAAQLTRGFAGLRYLSGSVVREARGAGRVEQVTIQRGEREITLDCDRIACGYGLVPNITLAQALGCALDVRGAVRIDDLQRTSVQGVLAAGECTGIGGMELARVEGEIAGYVASGALPDLGARPDLRAQRSRWQRFAQRVDDAFTLSEAARALPPDDTLLCRCEDVTLGEVRTHAEWRDAKLHTRCGMGACQGRICGTAAGTYFGWQTAQPRPPFHPAQIGTLMAACEQDLASTD; encoded by the coding sequence GTGAATCGGCACTATGACGTGGTGGTGGTGGGCGCGGGCCCGGCCGGGTTGAACGCAGCGCGTACGGCGGCGCAGGCGGGCGCAGAGGTCGCCGTGTTCGACGACAACCCGCGCGTCGGCGGACAGGTCTGGCGGCAAGGCCCAGGGCACGCGCCGCAGGCGCCGCTGCGCGAGGTACACGAGGCGCTGACAGGTCATCCGAATGTGACGGTTTTCTCTTCGGTGCGGGTGATCGCGCCGCTGCCCCCACACGCGTTATTGCTGGAATCGGCGGCCGAGCAGGGCGGCATGTGCGTCAGTTACGGCCAACTGATCCTCGCGACCGGCGCGCGCGAACGTCTGCTGCCGTTCGCCGGCTGGACGCTGCCAGGCGTGACCGGAGCGGGTGCACTGCAGGCGTTGATCAAAGGCGGCACACCGGTGCGCGGCGAGCGCGTCGTGATTGCGGGCAGCGGCCCGTTGCTGCTTGCTTCGCTCGCCACGGCTCGGGCCGCGGGCGCCCAGGTGGTGGCGGTGGTCGAGCAGGCCTCGGCGTTGGCGCTGGCGCGTTTCGCCGCTTCGCTGCTGGCGACGCCCTCCAAGCTGCTGCAGGCCGCGCAATTGACGCGTGGGTTCGCAGGGCTGCGCTACCTGAGCGGCAGCGTGGTGCGCGAAGCACGCGGTGCAGGCCGGGTTGAACAGGTGACGATCCAGCGCGGCGAACGCGAGATCACGCTTGACTGCGATCGCATCGCGTGTGGCTACGGCCTCGTGCCCAATATCACGCTCGCGCAGGCGCTGGGTTGTGCGCTCGACGTGCGCGGCGCGGTCCGCATCGACGATCTGCAGCGGACTTCCGTGCAGGGCGTGCTCGCCGCCGGTGAATGCACGGGTATTGGCGGGATGGAGTTGGCGCGCGTCGAAGGCGAGATTGCGGGTTATGTGGCAAGCGGCGCGCTGCCGGATCTGGGCGCCCGGCCAGATTTGCGCGCGCAACGCTCGCGTTGGCAACGCTTCGCTCAGCGCGTGGACGATGCGTTCACCTTGAGCGAGGCGGCCCGCGCGCTCCCGCCCGACGACACCTTGCTATGCCGCTGCGAAGACGTGACGCTCGGCGAAGTGCGAACTCATGCCGAATGGCGCGACGCCAAGCTGCACACGCGCTGCGGGATGGGCGCGTGCCAGGGGCGCATCTGCGGCACGGCTGCCGGCACGTATTTCGGCTGGCAGACGGCGCAGCCACGTCCGCCGTTTCATCCGGCGCAGATCGGCACGTTGATGGCTGCGTGCGAGCAGGACCTGGCTTCGACGGATTGA
- a CDS encoding AraC family transcriptional regulator, with translation MNTLAHPLDPADATLSGMLSHFTLLEPVFDAMPDVVFFVKDAQARYALVNRTLASRCGYKDKTALLGKTAEDVFPRRFGRIYTAQDIAIINVGNQMVDQLELHLYPGRQPGWCLTCKQPLRDPAGRVVGLAGISRDLKADEGSHPAYSRLAAVVQYIQDNYVQPLNLKQLAAMADMSVAQLERYFHKVFHLTPRQVLLKTRLDAATALLVSHDKVTDVAALCGYTDHSAFTRQFKATVGITPTEYRMLLHGTAHG, from the coding sequence ATGAACACGCTGGCTCACCCGCTCGACCCAGCCGATGCCACGCTAAGCGGCATGCTCTCGCATTTCACGCTGCTCGAACCTGTCTTCGACGCGATGCCGGACGTCGTGTTTTTCGTCAAGGACGCGCAGGCGCGCTACGCGCTGGTGAACCGCACGCTGGCCTCGCGCTGCGGCTACAAGGACAAGACGGCGCTGCTCGGCAAGACCGCCGAGGATGTGTTCCCGCGCCGCTTCGGGCGCATCTACACCGCGCAGGACATCGCGATCATCAATGTCGGCAACCAGATGGTCGATCAGCTGGAGCTGCATCTTTACCCCGGGCGGCAACCGGGCTGGTGTCTCACCTGCAAGCAGCCGCTGCGCGATCCGGCGGGGCGGGTGGTGGGGCTGGCGGGCATCTCGCGCGATCTGAAAGCGGACGAGGGCAGCCATCCCGCGTACAGCCGGCTCGCCGCGGTTGTGCAGTACATTCAGGACAATTACGTGCAGCCGCTGAATCTGAAACAGCTTGCGGCGATGGCGGACATGTCGGTGGCGCAGCTCGAACGGTATTTCCACAAGGTGTTTCATCTGACGCCGCGTCAGGTGCTGCTGAAAACGCGGCTCGATGCGGCCACCGCCCTGCTGGTGTCGCACGACAAGGTCACGGATGTGGCCGCGTTGTGCGGCTATACCGATCACAGCGCGTTCACGCGGCAGTTCAAGGCGACGGTCGGCATCACGCCCACCGAATACCGCATGCTGCTGCATGGGACCGCGCATGGCTGA
- a CDS encoding porin, which produces MKHTSGTLRKLAFTASATLLASPAFAQSSVTLYGAVDDAIVYANNQKGASNVYLRQGNLYASKWGLRGVEDIGGGTTIVFDLQNGFDPNTGALSSSTQIFNRQAYIGAQNPLYGTFTMGRQYTTYYQFVGPLASSNWLTGATGAHPGDIDGLDTTIRINNSLIYNTPNWNGLQAGGMYALGGIAGSTGKGQTISAGVRYATGPVNLAAGYLRMDNAQQTTGFDPASTGSFGTSSLNTGYVSAKALQHIAAAADYTIGSLMMGLTYTNVQYVAGSHSIFRDTAIFNTYAALATYRFSPAFDIAGAFSYTMASQANGITSAARYQQYSLKQAYHLSKRTTLYAVEAYQRANGQTLGAKGAGDIVDATPAVGDSQNSTPSSTNAQFVGMLGIAVLF; this is translated from the coding sequence ATGAAACACACAAGCGGCACATTGAGAAAACTCGCATTTACGGCCAGCGCAACCTTGCTCGCCAGCCCGGCCTTCGCGCAAAGCAGCGTGACGCTGTACGGCGCGGTAGACGACGCGATCGTCTACGCCAATAACCAGAAGGGTGCGTCCAACGTGTATCTGCGGCAGGGCAACCTGTATGCATCGAAATGGGGCCTGCGCGGCGTTGAAGACATTGGCGGCGGCACCACGATCGTTTTCGACTTGCAGAACGGCTTCGATCCGAACACGGGTGCGCTGTCGTCGTCCACGCAGATCTTCAACCGCCAGGCGTATATCGGCGCGCAAAACCCGCTCTACGGCACGTTCACGATGGGCCGCCAGTACACCACGTACTACCAGTTCGTCGGGCCGCTCGCCTCGAGCAACTGGCTGACCGGCGCAACGGGCGCGCATCCGGGCGACATCGACGGTCTCGACACCACGATCCGCATCAACAATTCGCTGATCTACAACACGCCGAACTGGAACGGCCTGCAAGCAGGCGGCATGTACGCATTGGGCGGCATTGCCGGCAGCACCGGCAAAGGCCAGACCATCAGCGCAGGGGTGCGTTATGCAACCGGTCCGGTGAATCTCGCCGCGGGTTATCTGCGCATGGACAACGCGCAGCAGACCACGGGCTTCGATCCCGCCTCGACGGGCAGTTTCGGCACCTCGTCGCTCAATACCGGGTATGTGTCGGCGAAGGCGCTTCAGCACATCGCCGCGGCCGCGGACTATACGATCGGCAGCCTGATGATGGGTCTGACGTACACCAACGTTCAGTACGTGGCGGGCAGCCATTCCATCTTCCGCGACACCGCGATCTTCAACACCTACGCAGCACTCGCCACCTATCGCTTCAGCCCGGCCTTCGATATCGCGGGCGCGTTCTCGTACACGATGGCGTCGCAAGCCAACGGCATCACCAGTGCGGCGCGCTATCAGCAGTACTCGCTGAAACAGGCCTATCACCTCTCCAAGCGCACCACGCTGTATGCGGTGGAGGCTTACCAGCGGGCGAACGGTCAGACGCTCGGCGCGAAGGGCGCCGGGGATATCGTCGATGCCACACCGGCCGTTGGCGACTCGCAGAATTCGACGCCGTCGTCGACCAATGCGCAGTTCGTCGGCATGTTGGGTATTGCCGTTTTGTTCTAA
- a CDS encoding bifunctional sugar phosphate isomerase/epimerase/4-hydroxyphenylpyruvate dioxygenase family protein, which produces MQRSIATVSISGTLVEKLTAIQAAGFDGVEIFENDLLYFDGSPADVRRIAADLGLKIMLFQPFRDFEGVSAERLARNLDRVKRKFDLMHELGTDRILVCSNVSPDTLRDDALIVDQLGALARAAEQAGVIAGYEALAWGRHVNSYRHAWRLVNAVNHPNLGIVLDSFHTLSIGDPVDEIAAIPGERITFVQIADAPKLAMDVLEWSRHYRCFPGQGDFDVAGFTARVVESGYQGPLSLEIFNDGFRAAPTAATAADGHRSLLFLEEQTRSKLIQQGRPARELYQPSPAPAHIGFQFLEFAVDDAARRQLADWLGKLGFRRAGRHRSKDVTLYQHGAASLVLNAEADSFASAFFQQHGLSLCASALRVDDARLAFERAAGFGYTPFSGQVGPNERVLPAVRAPDGSLNYFVDETPDEPTLFEADFLLDNSNAPTEPALLTNIDHVVLSLPADSLDTWVLFFRTAFGFDAEPSWLVPDPYGLVRSRALRSRDGSVRIALNASVDRHTAVAEALHAYRGSGLNHVAFRTGDIFAAIPQFVAAGLPILRIPRNYYDDLAARYALPDETIEALCAGNILYDRDEKGGEFFHAYTEQLDQRFFLEIVERRGGYDGYGAGNAAVRLAAQAQHRKHDFN; this is translated from the coding sequence ATGCAACGATCGATTGCCACCGTTTCGATTAGTGGAACACTGGTAGAAAAGCTGACCGCGATTCAGGCGGCAGGCTTCGACGGCGTCGAGATCTTCGAGAACGATCTGCTGTATTTCGACGGCTCGCCGGCCGACGTGCGCCGCATCGCGGCCGATCTCGGCCTGAAGATCATGCTGTTCCAGCCGTTTCGCGACTTCGAGGGCGTCAGCGCCGAGCGGCTCGCGCGCAATCTCGACCGCGTGAAGCGCAAGTTCGATCTGATGCATGAACTGGGCACCGACCGCATCCTCGTGTGCAGCAACGTGTCGCCGGATACGCTGCGCGACGACGCGCTGATCGTCGATCAGTTGGGCGCACTGGCCAGGGCTGCGGAGCAAGCGGGTGTGATCGCCGGTTACGAGGCGCTTGCATGGGGACGCCATGTGAATTCGTACCGGCACGCATGGCGGCTGGTGAATGCGGTCAATCATCCGAACCTCGGCATCGTGCTCGATAGCTTCCATACGCTGTCGATCGGCGATCCGGTAGATGAAATCGCGGCGATTCCCGGCGAGCGGATTACCTTCGTGCAGATCGCCGATGCGCCGAAGCTGGCCATGGACGTGCTCGAATGGAGCCGCCATTACCGCTGCTTTCCGGGCCAGGGCGATTTCGACGTCGCCGGCTTCACCGCCCGTGTGGTGGAAAGCGGCTACCAGGGTCCGCTCTCGCTCGAGATTTTCAACGACGGCTTTCGCGCTGCGCCCACCGCCGCGACGGCGGCGGACGGCCATCGCTCCTTGCTGTTTCTCGAAGAGCAGACGCGTAGCAAACTGATCCAGCAAGGCCGGCCGGCCCGCGAGCTTTATCAGCCGTCGCCCGCTCCGGCGCACATCGGTTTTCAGTTCCTCGAATTCGCCGTCGACGACGCGGCGCGCAGGCAACTCGCCGACTGGCTCGGCAAGCTGGGATTCCGGCGCGCCGGGCGGCATCGTTCGAAAGACGTCACGCTCTATCAGCACGGCGCCGCCTCGCTCGTACTGAACGCCGAAGCGGATTCGTTCGCCAGTGCGTTCTTCCAGCAACACGGGCTGTCGTTGTGCGCGTCGGCGCTGCGCGTCGACGACGCCAGGCTGGCCTTCGAGCGCGCGGCGGGCTTCGGCTATACGCCGTTCTCAGGCCAGGTCGGACCCAACGAACGCGTGTTGCCGGCCGTGCGCGCACCGGACGGCAGCCTCAACTATTTCGTCGACGAGACCCCCGACGAACCGACGCTGTTCGAAGCCGATTTCCTCCTCGACAACAGCAACGCCCCCACTGAACCCGCGCTGCTGACGAACATCGATCACGTGGTTCTGTCCTTGCCCGCGGATTCGCTCGACACGTGGGTGCTGTTCTTCCGCACGGCCTTCGGCTTCGACGCGGAGCCGAGCTGGCTGGTGCCGGACCCGTACGGGCTGGTGCGCAGCCGCGCGCTGCGCAGCCGCGACGGCTCGGTGCGCATCGCGCTGAACGCCTCGGTGGACCGGCACACGGCCGTGGCGGAGGCGCTGCATGCCTATCGCGGCTCGGGACTGAACCACGTGGCGTTCCGCACCGGCGACATCTTCGCAGCGATTCCGCAATTCGTCGCCGCCGGCCTGCCGATCCTGCGCATTCCGCGCAACTACTACGACGATCTCGCGGCCCGCTATGCGCTGCCCGACGAAACGATCGAAGCGCTGTGCGCCGGCAACATCCTGTACGACCGCGACGAAAAAGGCGGTGAGTTTTTCCACGCCTACACCGAGCAACTCGACCAGCGCTTTTTCCTCGAAATCGTGGAACGGCGCGGCGGCTATGACGGCTACGGCGCTGGGAACGCCGCGGTGCGCCTCGCCGCGCAGGCGCAGCATCGCAAGCACGACTTCAACTAA